From the genome of Aggregicoccus sp. 17bor-14:
TGCATCACGCCGAAGCGGTGCTGCTCGTCGATGACCACGAGCCCCAGCTTGTGGAAGCTCACGCTGTCCTGGATGAGCGCGTGCGTGCCCACCGCGAGGTGCAGCTCACCGCGCGCGAGCTGCTCGCGCACCTCGCGCTTCTGCTTCGGCGTGCCAGCAGAGGTCACGAGGCCCACGCGGTAGCCCAGCGGCTCGAGCAGCTTGCGGAAGGTGCGCTCGTGCTGCTCGGCGAGGATCTCCGTGGGGGCCATCACCGCGGCCTGGTAGCCGTCCTGCAGCGCGAGCAGCGCCGCGACGACCGCGACGGCCGTCTTGCCCGAGCCCACGTCCCCCTGCACGAGCCGGTTCATCGGCTCCGCGCGCGCCATGTCCTGGCAGAGGTCCCCGATGACGCGCGCCTGGGCCCCGGTGAGCTGGAAGGGCAGCGCGCCGCGCGCCTTCGCGAGCCGCGGCTCCGAGGTGTCGAAGGAGATGCCCCGCTCCGCCTTCACGCCCTGGCGCTTGAGCCCCACGCCGAGCTGCAGGAAGAACAGCTCGTCGAAGGCGAGCCGGCGGTGCGCGGGGCTCATGTGCGCATCGAGCTGCTCGAGGTCCGCGCCGTCCTGCGGGAAGTGGATGGAGCGCAGCGCGTCCGGCAGCGTGAGCAGCCCGAGCCGCTCGCGCAGGGCCTCGGGCAGCGGCTCCTCGAGGTGGTCCGCGTACAGCTCGCTCACCCGCGCCGCGAGCTCGCGGAAGGTGCGCTGCTCGCCGCGCTCGAAGCCCGGGTAGATGGGCACCACCCTGTTGAAGTGCACCGAGGAGACCTCGAGGTCGTCCGCGGGCTCGATCTCCGGGTGCACCATCTCGCGCCCACCGCCCGACACGCGCACCTCGCCCGAGAGCACCAGCTGCTTGCCCAGGGGGAAGCGCGCCTTGAGCCAGGGGCCGCTCTGGAAGAAGCTCGCCGCGATGCTGCCGGAGCGGTCCGCGAGCACGGCGCGGAACACGCGGCGCCCGGTGCGCACCGGCACCTCGCCCGCGCTCTTCACCGTGCCCACGATGACGCCGCGCTCGCCCGGGTTGAGCTCGGCGATGGTGAGCAGGCGGCGGCGGTCCTCGTAGCAGCGCGGCAGGAGGAAGAGCACGTCGCCCACGCGGCGCAGGCCCTTCTTGTTGAGGGTGGCCACGAGGCGCGGGTTGATGCGCTTGCCGGCGTCCTTGAGCAGCGTGGAGAGCGGCCCTTCGCGCGGAGCGATGGAGAGCAGCTTCGCCTCGGCGCGCGCCTCCTCCTGGCCCGCCGCGCGCTTCTTCTTGCGCGGGCGCTCCCCTTCCGTCCCCAGCGACTGCTGCTTCGGCTTGCGGGCCTTCGCAGGTGCCGCGGGCGACGCCGCCTTCGCCGCCGCCGTGCCCCGCTCGAAAGGATTGGCGTAGCCCGGACGCGAAGCCTGTCCCCTCTCCCCCTGGGAGAGGGTCGGGGTGAGGGAAGAGCGCTCTGCACTGCGTCCCGGTGCGCCCGGACGCGCCGCCAGAAGTGGCCCGCCCTGCCCCGCTCCAGCGGTAGCCCGCGGGGGAGTCACGGTACCGGCTGCTCGTGACGCCGCGGAGCCCGCCGGGACGCCACTCATGCGCCCCACCGAAGCGCTCCCTGACGCAGTGACTGCTGGCGCCGCTGTCGCGACTTCAGGAGGGCCCGCGCTCGCCGCGATCTGCGCGAGCTCCGCAGGCAGCTCGAGCCCGCTGCCGCGCAGCCCCACCACCACCTTGCGCAGCGCGTTCTTGCGCTGCTCCGCAACGGGGTGGTCCACGTGCGGCAGGGCCGAGCGCAGCTGCGAGAGCGCCTGCGGATTCACCCCACTCGCACCGGCCAGCGCGCGCTCGAGCAGCCCGCGCAGATCCTTCACCGTCCCCAGCTGGGCGAAGTCCCGCTGGCAGGCGTAGCGAAGGGGTCCGATGAGGCTGGCGAGGGGGTGGGTCACGGCGCTCCGGGCTGAAAGCTCGGCATCCTAGAGGCGCTGCCTGACAGTGCGGGCTCCCCGCGGGACGGGGAGCATCTGCTGCCTGACTGCTCGGCGGGCGAGCAGCCCCTCGCCCTACTCCGTGGGGTCCTCGAACCGGACCTCGGTGATCTCGTACTCGCGCACGCCGCCCGGGCTCTGCACCGTGGCGATGTCACCCACCTTCTTGCCGATGAGCGCGCGGGCCACCGGCGACGTCACCGCGAGCCAGCGCTTCTTCAGGTCGGCCTCGAGCTCGCCCACGATGCGGTAGCTCACGGGCTTCTCGGTCTCCTGGTCCACCAGGTCCACGGTGGCGCCGAAGACGACCTTGTCGCCGCCGAGCTTGGCGGTGTCGATGACCTCGGCGCGGGCGATCCAGTCGTTGAGGTCCAGGATGCGGCCCTCGATGTGCGACTGCTTCTCCTTGGCCGCGTGGTACTCGGCGTTCTCGCGCAGGTCGCCGTGCGCGCGAGCGACCTCGATCTCGCGGGAGATCTTGCTGCGCTCGACGGTCTGGAGAAGCTTCAGCTCCTCCTTCAGCTTGCGGAGCCCAGACGGGGTCATCGGGATGTTCCCGCTCATCGCAACTGCTCCTTCCAAAACCCTGGGTTGAACCACCGCGCGGCCACGCCCGATCAGAGGGCAGGCGGCCGCTGCGGGAGCCCGCGACTGTAGGCAACGGCTCTGACAGGGGTCAAACGGGAATGGGGGGCTCTGTCATCCCCACACGGTCCCGTTCTCCCCTGCCCTCCTGCCGCGCTAGCGCTGCTGGCGCTCCATGCCGAGGTAGTCCTGCAGCGGCTTCACGCTCAGGTCCGCGCGCCGCATCGCCTCGAGCGCGCCCACCGCCATGCGCGCCGCCTGCACCGTCGTGTAGTAGGGCAGCCCGTGCATCAGCGCCTCGCGGCGGATGGAGAAGCTGTCGCTGATCTCCTGCTTGCCGAAGGTGGTGTTGATGACGAGCTGGATGTCCCCGTCCACGATCTTGTCGACGATGTTGGGGCGCCCCTCCTTCACCTTGAGCACCCGCTGCGTCTCCACGCCCTTGGTGGCGAGGTAGCCGTGGGTGCCGCTGGTGGCGACGAGCTGGAAGCCGAGCGCGCGCAGGCGCTTGGCCAGGTCCACCACCGCGGGCTTGTCCTCGTCCTTCACGGAGAGGAACACCTTGCCACCCTTGGGCAGCTTCACGCCGGCGGCGAGCTGGCTCTTGGCGAACGCAGACGGGAAGTCGTCCGCGAGCCCCATCACCTCGCCGGTGCTCTTCATCTCGGGCCCGAGGATGACGTCCACGCCCTGGAAGCGCGCGAAGGGGAACACGCTCTCCTTCACGGCCACGTGGCGGAACTCCGCCTCCTGCGTGGCGCCCAGCTCCTGCAGCGTCTTGCCCACCATGCACAGCGCCGCGAGCTTCGCGAGCGGCACGCCCGTCGCCTTGGAGATGAACGGCACGGTGCGGCTCGCGCGCGGGTTCACCTCGAGGATGTAGATGGTCTTGCCCTGGATGGCGAACTGCACGTTCATCAGGCCCACGACCTTGAGCTCGCGCGCGAGCGCGATGGCCTGGTCCTTCATGCGCTCCACCAGGTCCGGGCTGAGCGAGTGCGGCGGCAGCGTGGCGGCGGCGTCGCCGGAGTGCACGCCCGCCTCCTGGATGTGCTCGAGCACGCCACCCACCAGCACCGCGCCGGTGCGGTCCGCGACGAGGTCCAGGTCCACCTCGATCGCGTCCTTGAGGAAGCGGTCGATGAGCACGGGGTGCTCGGGGCTCGCGCTCACGGCCTCGCGCATGTAGCGCTCGAGGCTGGTCTGGTCGTACACGCTCTCCATCGCGCGGCCGCCCAGCACGTAGCTGGGGCGCACCATCACCGGGTAGCCGATGCGCTCGGCGATCTTGAAGGCCTCGGCGTGGCTGCGCGCGACGCCGTTCTCCGGCTGCTTCAGGCCCAGCTTCTCGATGAGCTTCGCGAAGCGCTCGCGATCCTCGGCGCGGTCGATGGCGTCCGGCGTGGTGCCCAGGATCGGCAGGCCCGCCTTCTCCAGCGGGACGCTCAGGCGCAGCGGCGTCTGTCCGCCGAACTGCACGATGGCGCCGACGGGCTTCTCGCGCTGGGACACCTCGAGCACGTCTTCGATGGTCAGCGGCTCGAAGTAGAGGCGGTCCGAGGTGTCGTAGTCGGTGGAGACGGTCTCGGGGTTGCAGTTGACCATCACCGTCTCGTACCCGGCCTCGCGCAGGGCGAAGGCGGCGTGCACGCAGGCGTAGTCGAACTCGATGCCCTGGCCGATGCGGATGGGGCCGCTGCCGAGGATGAGCACCTTCTTGCGGTCCGTCGGGGGCGCCTCGTCCTCCTCCTCGTAGGTCGAGTAGAGGTAGGGCGTGTAGGCCTCGAACTCGGCCGCGCAGGTGTCCACGCGCTTGTAGACGGGGCGGATGCCGCGCGCCTGGCGGTGCGTGCGCACCTCGCTCTCGCTGTAGCCGAGCAGCACGCCCAGGTACTTGTCCGAGAAGCCGTGGCGCTTGGCCTGGCGCAATACCTCATCCGGCAGCTCCTCGAGCCGGCCCAGCTCCTGGAGGGTGCGCGCCTCCTGCACCAGCTGCTCGATGTACTTGAGGAACCAGGGGTCGATCTTCGAGAGCGCGTGCACCTGCTCCACGCTCATCCCCTCGCGGAAGGCCGCCGCGACGAACCAGGGGCGCTCGGGGCGCGGCACGCGCAGCGCCTCCTCGAGCACCTTGCGCCGCTCGTCCGCGTCCGCCGGCAGGTCCGGGCTCTCGAGGCCCACGCGGCCCAGCTCCATGGAGCGCAGCGCCTTCATGTACGCTTCCTGGAAGGTGCGGCCGATCGCCATCACCTCGCCCACCGCGCGCATGCTGGTGCCCAGCGTGCGGTCCGCGTGCGGGAACTTCTCGAAGTTGAAGCGCGGGATCTTCACCACCACGTAGTCGATGGTGGGCTCGAAGGACGCCGGGGTATCGCGGGTGATGTCGTTGCGCAGCTCGTCCAGCGTGTAGCCCAGCGCGAGCTTCGCGGCGATCTTCGCGATGGGGTAGCCGGTGGCCTTGGACGCGAGCGCGCTGGAGCGGCTCACGCGCGGGTTCATCTCGATGACGACCATGCGGCCGTCCTGCGGATGGATGCCGAACTGGATGTTCGAGCCGCCCGTGTCCACGCCGATCTCGCGGATGATCGCGAGCGAGGCCTGGCGCATGCGCTGGTACTCGCGGTCCGTGAGCGTCTGCGCGGGGGCCACGGTGATGGAGTCACCGGTGTGCACGCCCATCGGGTCGAGGTTCTCGATGGAGCAGACGATGATGACGTTGTCCGCCGTGTCGCGCACCACCTCGAGCTCGTACTCCTTCCAGCCGAGCACGCTCTCCTCCACGAGGATGGTGCTGGTGGGGCTCGCCTTGAGGCCCTGGCGGCAGATGGTCTCGAACTCGTCGCGGTTGTACGCGATGCCGCCGCCGGTGCCGCCCAGCGTGAACGAGGGGCGGATGATGGCGGGGAAGCCGAGGCTGTCGATGAGGGCGAGGGCCTCCTCGAGCGTCGTGGCGTAGCCGCTCTTGGGCAGGTTCACGCCGATCTTCTGCATCGCCGCCTTGAAGAGCTGGCGGTCCTCGGCCTTGTTGATGGCCTCGAGCGACGCGCCGATGAGGCGCACGCCGTACTTCTCGAGGATGCCCTGCTCGGCGAGCGCCTTGGCGAGGTTGAGCGCCGTCTGGCCGCCCATGGTGGGCAGCACCGAGTCGGGGCGCTCGGCGGCGATGATCTTCTCCGCGGCCTCCACCGTGATCGGCTCGATGTAGGTCCGGTGCGCGAACTCCGGGTCGGTCATCACCGTGGCCGGGTTGCTGTTGAGGAGGACGACTTCGACCCCCTCGTCTCGCAGGGCCTTGATCGCCTGCGTGCCGGAGTAATCGAACTCGACGGCCTGCCCGATGATGATCGGGCCCGAGCCAATGACGAGAACCTTGCGGATGTCGTTTCGCTTAGGCATCGGGCGGCCGCCATACCACGTTCCCGGGGCCTTGCACGCCCCTTGTGCGGCGCGGCATTTTCTCTCGGCTAAATCCCGCTCCGGCGCCCAGCGGTGCTACGCTTCCGCCCTTTCTGGAGACGCCATGCGCCGCCTCACGCTCACCGCCCTCCTGCTCGCCCTCCCCGCTCTCGCCCAGGAGGCGACCGAGCCCCCCGCGACGCCTCCTCCGGCGCAGGCGCCTGCCCAGGCCGAGCCCGCGGCCCCCGCGCCCAGCGAGCAGGCCCCCGCCACCGAGACCCCGTCCCCGGACGCGCCGGCCGAGGCACCCACCTCCCGCAAGAAGCGCCAGAAGCCGGCGCCCAAGCCCGCCGCGAAGGCCACCAGGCCCGAGGCCCCGAAGCCCGAGAGCCCGCCGGCCCTCCCCGCGGCAGCCGCGCCCGAGCCGGCGAAGCCCGCCGAGGAGCCCCCCGCGCCGCCGCCCTCGCGGGAGCCCGCGGTCCCCGGCAAGGTGAGCGCGCGCGAGCGCGTGGCGGACGAGGCGCGGGTGTTCTTCTCGCTGCTGCTCTCCGGGGACGTGCGCGCCCTCGCCTTCCGCCTGGACTTCCCCTTCCAGCTCGAGTCGCGCCGCTTCGACACGAGCGAGGCGCTGGTGTCAGAGTGGGTGAAGGCGCTGCGCCAGCGGCGCACGGACCTGGTCACGCTCTACGACATCGAGGTCTTCACGCCCGAGGAGATGGAGCGCAAGTACGGCGCTCCGCCCAAGCGGCTGGGCACGCTCGACTACCGCGCGCCGAATACCTTCGTGACGGTGGCGAACCTCTCCGGGCACGCGGCGGTGGCCGTGTTCCGGCTCAGCGGCGGCGAGGTGAAGGCCGTGGCGTACACGGACTGAGCGCACGCATGTCGACCCCTCTCGAACGCCCCGTCCGCGTCAGCGCCCTGGAGGCCATCCTCCGTGGCCTCGGCCACGCCCCGGGCTCTCCCGCCTGGCGCGAGGCCGCCGGCCTGCTGGGTGGACAGCTCGGTGCGCTGCCCGCGATCGTCCCCGTGGAGTCGTACGTGGAGCTGATGCGCTGGGCCGCGCGCACGGCCTTCCCCACCCTGATCCCCACGCAGGGCATCTACGAGGTGGGCCTGCGGCTCGTGGATGGCTACCAGCAGACGCTGGTGGGCAAGCTGCAGCTGGCGACGCTGCCGCTGCTCGGCCCGCACCGCATCGCGATGATGTCGCCGGACCTCTTCCGTCGCAACGCGCCCTTCGGCACGCGCACCATCCGCCAGGTGGGCCCGGGGCAGTACCTCCTGGAGTTCCGCGGCATCCCCATCCCGTCGGAGTTCTACGTGGGCGCGCTCACGTCCTCGCTGCGAGTCGCCGGGATGAAGGGTGGCGATGTCACGGCGCGAGTGCTCGGCCCCGAGGACGTGGACTATGACATCCGCTGGCGCGAGGACTGAGCGCGCTCTGTGGTCATAGGACTTGCCCGCCCGCCGCGTTTCGCGGAGCTTGCGCCCCCATGACTCTCCGGACTGTTCGGCTCGCGCCCCTTGCGTTCCTCTGTCTCTCCCTGGGTTGCGGCGAGAGCACGCCGAGCGGAGCTGCAGGCATCGCACTCAGCTTCGTCGACCCGTCTCCCCTGCAGCTCGGCGGCAAGCACACCTACACCGTGCACGCCGAGCGCAAGGGCAGCATCGAGGGGCCTCTCCACGTCACCGTCGACGAGCCGTCGCTCGGCTTCAGCTTCGCGCCATTCGACATTCCGGGCGACGCGACGGACGCCTCGGTCACCATCGCCATCAGCGACGGTCCGATGCCTGGCCTGCTCGACGTGCCCTTCCACGTCGTCACTTCGGGCGGCGGAACCTGGAACGTCACCCTGCCCCTCCAGGTGGTGGACGTTCCCGCGGGCGTCGAACCCCAGCTGCACTTCGAGCGGACGAGCGCCTTCGCTGGGGGCGACGTCGACGTCACCGTCTCCGTGGATCGTACCAATGGATTCACGAAGGGACTTCAGGTCTACGTCCCGCTCGACGGACCGTTCACCCAGGGCTTCGGCAGCGCGAACTTCGGCTACGCCACCGAGACGGCTCCCCTGCACCTGAAGCTGAAGGACAACGTCTCGCCCGGGACGGTGAACATCCCCTACGTGCTCACCTTCGGTGGCGCGTACGGGAGTGAGGTGCACGAGCGGCAGGGCACCTTCCCGCTCGAGGTGCTCGCCCCCTCGCCGCAGCCCTGAGACCGGCCGCGCTGCCGCTCAGCGCACCTCGGAGACGAAGGCCTTCAGCCGCGCGAGCCCCTTCTCGATGTTCTCGCGCGCCGTGACGAAGCTGAAGCGCAGGAAGCCCTCGGCACCGAAGGCCGAGCCGGGCATCACGGCCACCTTGTGGTCCTCGAGCAGCAGCTCGGAGACCTGCAGGGACGTAGTGAGCGTCTTGCCGCGGTAGCTCTTGCCCAGCAGCCCCGTGATGTTGGGGAAGACGTAGAACGCGCCCTCCGGCACGCGGCAGCTCACGCCGGGCAGCGCGTTGAGGCCCGCGACGAAGAGGTC
Proteins encoded in this window:
- a CDS encoding DUF2378 family protein, with protein sequence MSTPLERPVRVSALEAILRGLGHAPGSPAWREAAGLLGGQLGALPAIVPVESYVELMRWAARTAFPTLIPTQGIYEVGLRLVDGYQQTLVGKLQLATLPLLGPHRIAMMSPDLFRRNAPFGTRTIRQVGPGQYLLEFRGIPIPSEFYVGALTSSLRVAGMKGGDVTARVLGPEDVDYDIRWRED
- the recG gene encoding ATP-dependent DNA helicase RecG, yielding MTHPLASLIGPLRYACQRDFAQLGTVKDLRGLLERALAGASGVNPQALSQLRSALPHVDHPVAEQRKNALRKVVVGLRGSGLELPAELAQIAASAGPPEVATAAPAVTASGSASVGRMSGVPAGSAASRAAGTVTPPRATAGAGQGGPLLAARPGAPGRSAERSSLTPTLSQGERGQASRPGYANPFERGTAAAKAASPAAPAKARKPKQQSLGTEGERPRKKKRAAGQEEARAEAKLLSIAPREGPLSTLLKDAGKRINPRLVATLNKKGLRRVGDVLFLLPRCYEDRRRLLTIAELNPGERGVIVGTVKSAGEVPVRTGRRVFRAVLADRSGSIAASFFQSGPWLKARFPLGKQLVLSGEVRVSGGGREMVHPEIEPADDLEVSSVHFNRVVPIYPGFERGEQRTFRELAARVSELYADHLEEPLPEALRERLGLLTLPDALRSIHFPQDGADLEQLDAHMSPAHRRLAFDELFFLQLGVGLKRQGVKAERGISFDTSEPRLAKARGALPFQLTGAQARVIGDLCQDMARAEPMNRLVQGDVGSGKTAVAVVAALLALQDGYQAAVMAPTEILAEQHERTFRKLLEPLGYRVGLVTSAGTPKQKREVREQLARGELHLAVGTHALIQDSVSFHKLGLVVIDEQHRFGVMQRHKLMSAGMRPDVLVMTATPIPRTLAMTLYGDLDVSVIDELPPGRTPIVTRVFNDKQRARVYEAVGSELAKGHQAYIVYPLVEESEKLDLEDATQGAEKLRAVFPQARVGLLHGRMKPEEKDAIMDAFRKRELEILVATTVIEVGVDVPNASVMVIEHAERFGLSQLHQLRGRVGRGAAASFCYLVASLARSMDSSERLAVMEHSSDGFVIAEKDLEIRGPGEFLGTRQSGLPELAVANLARDGDLLSLAQAEARRILAEDPGLRRPEHRGLVKALEERWEGRLALARVG
- the greA gene encoding transcription elongation factor GreA, with amino-acid sequence MSGNIPMTPSGLRKLKEELKLLQTVERSKISREIEVARAHGDLRENAEYHAAKEKQSHIEGRILDLNDWIARAEVIDTAKLGGDKVVFGATVDLVDQETEKPVSYRIVGELEADLKKRWLAVTSPVARALIGKKVGDIATVQSPGGVREYEITEVRFEDPTE
- the carB gene encoding carbamoyl-phosphate synthase large subunit, with amino-acid sequence MPKRNDIRKVLVIGSGPIIIGQAVEFDYSGTQAIKALRDEGVEVVLLNSNPATVMTDPEFAHRTYIEPITVEAAEKIIAAERPDSVLPTMGGQTALNLAKALAEQGILEKYGVRLIGASLEAINKAEDRQLFKAAMQKIGVNLPKSGYATTLEEALALIDSLGFPAIIRPSFTLGGTGGGIAYNRDEFETICRQGLKASPTSTILVEESVLGWKEYELEVVRDTADNVIIVCSIENLDPMGVHTGDSITVAPAQTLTDREYQRMRQASLAIIREIGVDTGGSNIQFGIHPQDGRMVVIEMNPRVSRSSALASKATGYPIAKIAAKLALGYTLDELRNDITRDTPASFEPTIDYVVVKIPRFNFEKFPHADRTLGTSMRAVGEVMAIGRTFQEAYMKALRSMELGRVGLESPDLPADADERRKVLEEALRVPRPERPWFVAAAFREGMSVEQVHALSKIDPWFLKYIEQLVQEARTLQELGRLEELPDEVLRQAKRHGFSDKYLGVLLGYSESEVRTHRQARGIRPVYKRVDTCAAEFEAYTPYLYSTYEEEDEAPPTDRKKVLILGSGPIRIGQGIEFDYACVHAAFALREAGYETVMVNCNPETVSTDYDTSDRLYFEPLTIEDVLEVSQREKPVGAIVQFGGQTPLRLSVPLEKAGLPILGTTPDAIDRAEDRERFAKLIEKLGLKQPENGVARSHAEAFKIAERIGYPVMVRPSYVLGGRAMESVYDQTSLERYMREAVSASPEHPVLIDRFLKDAIEVDLDLVADRTGAVLVGGVLEHIQEAGVHSGDAAATLPPHSLSPDLVERMKDQAIALARELKVVGLMNVQFAIQGKTIYILEVNPRASRTVPFISKATGVPLAKLAALCMVGKTLQELGATQEAEFRHVAVKESVFPFARFQGVDVILGPEMKSTGEVMGLADDFPSAFAKSQLAAGVKLPKGGKVFLSVKDEDKPAVVDLAKRLRALGFQLVATSGTHGYLATKGVETQRVLKVKEGRPNIVDKIVDGDIQLVINTTFGKQEISDSFSIRREALMHGLPYYTTVQAARMAVGALEAMRRADLSVKPLQDYLGMERQQR